From one Diprion similis isolate iyDipSimi1 chromosome 7, iyDipSimi1.1, whole genome shotgun sequence genomic stretch:
- the LOC124408213 gene encoding uncharacterized protein LOC124408213 isoform X2: protein MISRVSLGINVVLLLTLLILGALFSLPLTLLFDTNRETRIINKEEQGRSADEPQADYRRMKLCGNPDYKSLAKSVHLSNYDGNCTKPKRPDADKSRGRFAAERYAKRFVEDMSDPHNVSTHQKKSISIAGHILAVLLVGSAVAALIEVLRVRLFATVKRPDGVATLTRRSSLVDLAQRRAVRKETVQAQKSFEIQAARPPPLLRRSSFPAQCLGKKDQVPVSTTVNMGRLSRRPSFVIDSEEDINLLTDTSRRHCRLIRRH, encoded by the exons ATGATCAGCCGTGTGTCGCTGGGCATAAACGTCGTCTTACTTTTAACGCTCCTGATACTTGGCGCGCTATTTTCGCTGCCGCTGACGCTGCTGTTCGATACGAATCGCGAAACGCGTATAATTAACAAGGAGGAACAAGGTAGATCCGCTGACGAACCGCAAGCGGATTACCGAAGGATGAAGCTCTGCGGAAATCCCGACTACAAATCCCTGGCGAAGTCGGTTCACCTCAGCAACTACGATGGAAATTGCACCAAGCCAAAGCGTCCCGATGCCGATAAATCTAGGGGGCGATTCGCTGCTGAGAGATACGCCAAAAGATTTGTGGAAGACATGAGTGATCCGCATAACGTGAGCACTCATCAAAAGAAGTCCATCTCCATAGCGGGTCACATCCTCGCTGTCTTGTTGGTCGGTTCGGCGGTTGCTGCCCTAATCGAAGTTCTGCGAGTTCGTCTTTTTGCGACAGTCAAG CGTCCCGACGGCGTCGCGACTCTAACGAGGAGATCATCCCTCGTCGATTTGGCGCAGAGACGTGCCGTTCGCAAGGAGACGGTTCAGGCCCAGAAGTCCTTCGAAATCCAGG CTGCCCGACCACCTCCGCTGCTTCGTCGATCGTCCTTTCCAGCCCAGTGTCTAGGCAAGAAGGATCAGGTCCCGGTTTCGACAACTGTGAACATGGGCCGGCTGTCCAGAAGGCCGTCGTTCGTCATCGACTCGGAAGAGGATATAAACCTTTTGACGGACACTTCGCGACGTCACTGTCGTCTGATTAGGCGTCATTGA
- the LOC124408213 gene encoding uncharacterized protein LOC124408213 isoform X1 gives MISRVSLGINVVLLLTLLILGALFSLPLTLLFDTNRETRIINKEEQGRSADEPQADYRRMKLCGNPDYKSLAKSVHLSNYDGNCTKPKRPDADKSRGRFAAERYAKRFVEDMSDPHNVSTHQKKSISIAGHILAVLLVGSAVAALIEVLRVRLFATVKRPDGVATLTRRSSLVDLAQRRAVRKETVQAQKSFEIQGMMHRSPLRLLAARPPPLLRRSSFPAQCLGKKDQVPVSTTVNMGRLSRRPSFVIDSEEDINLLTDTSRRHCRLIRRH, from the exons ATGATCAGCCGTGTGTCGCTGGGCATAAACGTCGTCTTACTTTTAACGCTCCTGATACTTGGCGCGCTATTTTCGCTGCCGCTGACGCTGCTGTTCGATACGAATCGCGAAACGCGTATAATTAACAAGGAGGAACAAGGTAGATCCGCTGACGAACCGCAAGCGGATTACCGAAGGATGAAGCTCTGCGGAAATCCCGACTACAAATCCCTGGCGAAGTCGGTTCACCTCAGCAACTACGATGGAAATTGCACCAAGCCAAAGCGTCCCGATGCCGATAAATCTAGGGGGCGATTCGCTGCTGAGAGATACGCCAAAAGATTTGTGGAAGACATGAGTGATCCGCATAACGTGAGCACTCATCAAAAGAAGTCCATCTCCATAGCGGGTCACATCCTCGCTGTCTTGTTGGTCGGTTCGGCGGTTGCTGCCCTAATCGAAGTTCTGCGAGTTCGTCTTTTTGCGACAGTCAAG CGTCCCGACGGCGTCGCGACTCTAACGAGGAGATCATCCCTCGTCGATTTGGCGCAGAGACGTGCCGTTCGCAAGGAGACGGTTCAGGCCCAGAAGTCCTTCGAAATCCAGGGCATGATGCACCGGTCCCCGCTTCGTTTGCTCG CTGCCCGACCACCTCCGCTGCTTCGTCGATCGTCCTTTCCAGCCCAGTGTCTAGGCAAGAAGGATCAGGTCCCGGTTTCGACAACTGTGAACATGGGCCGGCTGTCCAGAAGGCCGTCGTTCGTCATCGACTCGGAAGAGGATATAAACCTTTTGACGGACACTTCGCGACGTCACTGTCGTCTGATTAGGCGTCATTGA